Below is a genomic region from Methanomethylovorans hollandica DSM 15978.
AGGTATTAACTGATTTAATTTATGACAAAGAGAGTTTTATAACAGGCACTAAGGCTAATTATAGACTACAGCTAAGGAGAAAAGATCAAGATTTCTTTAACCAATATATCCAAAGAGAAAATGGTCTAAAAGAAATACCACAAGAAGTTATCCTTAGCGATAGTCAAACAAACATCAGAGAGAATACAGCATATTTGTTAAAGAGACTACAAGACGAATATACAGAACAAAAAATTAAAACGCTTGCTGCATATATTGTTCAAAAATGCTTTTTTGTTGTTGTATCCACTCCCGATGAAGAATCTGCCTTTAGAATTTTCTCTGTTCTGAACGATCGTGGAATGCAACTTTCAAATGCCGATATCCTGAAAGCTGAAATAATTGGAGAAATACAGGGAGCAAAAGAACAGGATGTATACTCTCAAAAATGGGAGGATCAGGAAGAAGAGATTGGACGTGAAGACTTTAATAATCTGTTTGCCTACATCAGAATGATACATCTAAAAACAAAACCAAAAGAAACGATTCTCAAAGAAATCCGTGATTATGTTAAACCTAAAGACAAACCCAAAGATTTCATTGACAATGAGCTAATTCCATATATCCAAGCATTCCAAGACATAAAGAACTCATCTTTTGAATCCTCTACACATGCTGAAACCGTAAATCAGTATCTAAACTGGTTAAATCAGTTAGATAATAATGACTGGGTTCCTCCTGCTTTAAGTTATATTGCAAAGTGGAGAAAAAAGGATACAAAAAAAATTGTTGATTTCTTAACACTACTTGAAAGATTGGCTTTTGGAATACAGGTTATGAGATTTGATATCAATCGTCGAATTGAGAAGTATGGAAAGATCCTCGATGCAATTGAAAAAGAAGATGAGAATCCTGAGATATTAAAGGTTAGTCTTTCTTTAACACCTGAAGAAAAAATAAAAATAATCAATGGTTTAGATGGCGAAGTTTACAATACTCAATTCTGTAAATATCTCCTATTGCGAATAGATGAAAACCTCTCAG
It encodes:
- a CDS encoding DUF262 domain-containing protein, with product MKTGASIEAKEYPVSKVFSSDYSFVIPNYQRPYSWKIDHVEALLDDISYFAFQDDQVEELKPYFLGSIVLIKKTERSNYEVIDGQQRLTTLTILLSVIREILNDSEAQKVLTDLIYDKESFITGTKANYRLQLRRKDQDFFNQYIQRENGLKEIPQEVILSDSQTNIRENTAYLLKRLQDEYTEQKIKTLAAYIVQKCFFVVVSTPDEESAFRIFSVLNDRGMQLSNADILKAEIIGEIQGAKEQDVYSQKWEDQEEEIGREDFNNLFAYIRMIHLKTKPKETILKEIRDYVKPKDKPKDFIDNELIPYIQAFQDIKNSSFESSTHAETVNQYLNWLNQLDNNDWVPPALSYIAKWRKKDTKKIVDFLTLLERLAFGIQVMRFDINRRIEKYGKILDAIEKEDENPEILKVSLSLTPEEKIKIINGLDGEVYNTQFCKYLLLRIDENLSDGSAHYNYPILSIEHVLPQNPKPDSEWMRLFPSEEERKSLINRLGNLVLLSRRKNSIAQNYDFEKKKTSYFTSGGVAPLPLTTTVIRTEKWTPDEIVSRQKTYIEMCIKIWNLNT